The Alphaproteobacteria bacterium DNA segment ATTTATGTATATCAATTATATTAGGAATTTTCACTTAATGAAAGAAAGTTTCTTGGCAGGGCATTGTCATTATGTCCGCAGCTCTATGGAGGCAAAAGATTGGCCCACAAGCGTTCTGCCTGAAATAGCTTTTGCGGGTCGTTCTAATGTTGGTAAATCCAGCTTGCTTAATAGTTTGGTTAACCATCATAATTTGGCATTTGTATCAAACACGCCAGGACGCACTCAATGCATTAATTTTTTTTTATATGATCAACAAATTTATTTTGTGGATTTACCAGGGTATGGATATGCATCGGTATCAAGACAACAAAAACGACTATGGGAAAAGCAAATCGAAGATTATTTGAAAACGAGACAACAATTGCGTCGTCTTTTTCTTCTTATTGATTCAAGACATGGATTCAAACCAAACGATATTCTTTTTATGGATTTTCTTGATAAAATTGCTTTGTCTTATCAAATTGTTCTAACCAAAGCTGATAAAATATCCTCATCTTCCTATGAAGAGCTTAAAAAAGAAAAGGAATGTTTAATTCATAAAAGACCAGCGGCCTATCCAGAAATTTTAATTACTAGCAGCAAAGATAAATTTGGGGTATCCTCCCTCTGTCAAGCAATTCATGACATAATTAATAATCAATAGGTATTTATGGTAATAAGTAATTTTTCAGAAACAAAACATTGGTTGCGGACGGCGCGTACTATTTCTGATGCCCTGCCTTATATGAGAAAATATGCAGGTAAAAATTTTGTTATAAAATATGGCGGCCACGCCATGATAGAAAAAGAATTGGCCCAAGTTTTTGCAAGTGACATTGTTTTATTAAAACAAGTGGGAATTAATCCTATAGTTGTTCATGGGGGTGGGCCACAAATTGGTCAGATGCTGGATAAATTAAATATCAAAAGTAGTTTTGTTGATGGGTTGCGGGTCACCGATGAACCATCGATGGAAGTTGTTGAAATGGTTTTAGCGGGGACAATTAATAAACATATTGTCTCGGCGATTAATCAGGCAGGTGGTAATGCGGTTGGATTATGCGGGCGTGATGCTAATTTAATTGTGGCTAAAAAATTGCAACATATTGGCCATGATTTAGGATTTGTAGGGGATCCGGATATTGTAAACCCAGAAATTTTGCAAACAATAACTGAAGCAGGGATGATCCCTGTGATAGCCCCGATCGGATCTGGCCATAATGGCCAATCTTTTAATATTAATGCAGATACGGCAGCAGGGGCAATTGCCTCCGCGATGAAAGCAGCAAGATTGTTGATGCTTACGGATGTGGCGGGTGTCCTCGATAAATCAAAAAACTTTATCTCTCATTTATCAGCGGAACAAGTAAAAATTTTGATGGAAGATGGTACCATTACAGATGGGATGTTACCTAAACTAGCAACCTGTCTTGCAGCTGTTAAACAAGGTGTGGAAGCTGCAGTTATTTTAGATGGACGTATTCCCCATTCTTTATTACTGGAAATTTTTACGGTACGGGGTTTGGGTACGCTTATTTCTAAAACAGGGGAATTTTAAATAGGATCGCCATGGTTGCCACAGAAAAATATATATATTGGGTTGTAGGCGGTGTCTATAAGGATAATAATTTGACAAGCCCTTTAAACCAAGAAGAAGAATGGATTGGACCCTTTAAAGATTATGAGACAGCAAAAAAAGAATGGTCAAAATTAGCGTGGAATAGCGTTGATAATGCACTTGCCCGATATCGTATAGAAAAACTTGAAGATAAAGAAAAATAATTTCAATTTATAATATTAGCACATATTAATCCTAAAAAAATAATTATACCAATAAATCGCTGTTGGCAAAAAATTTTTAAACATTGCTTAGGATTATCAAAATCTATCTTTATAATACTTAAATAAAGCCATGTCCCACTAATTAAAATAGATCCAGAAAATATCAATCCTGATATGATATGTGTAAAATAAACCAACCATCCTGATATTAAGATCAAACTAATCATTAAAGTGGTAAACGATATCAAATATAAACGATTATGGCGTCCAAAATGTAAAGCTGTTGATTTAACCCCAATCATTAAATCATCTTTTTTATCTTGGTGGGCATATATAGTATCATACACTAACGTCCAAAAAATTGTCCCTAGATAAAAGATAAAACAGCTGAAAGAAATTTTATTTTGCACTGAACCATATCCCATTAAAACACCCCAATTAAAAGTTATTCCTAAAAATGCTTGGGGCCACCAGGTAAAACGTTTCATCCATGGATAAATGACTATTAATAAAAGCGATCCACATCCCAGGATTATGGTTAAAGAATTAAAGTGAATCAAAATAAGAAAAGATAGGATTAATAGCATCAGCAAAAATAAAATGGCCTGATGTATAGAAATTTGTCCACTTGCAATAGGTCTTTGGGCGGTACGTTCAACCTTTTGGTCAATTTTGCGATCAATAAGATCATTAATGGTACACCCAGCCCCACGCATTAAAATTGCGCCTAACGTAAAAAATCCTAGCAATTTGAAAGAAGGCCAATGGCCATGTTCCGTGGCAAGTGTTATCCCCCACCAACAAGGAAGAAGTAAAAGCCAAATTCCAATAGGTCGATCAAGCCTCATCAAACGTAAATAAGGCTTTATAAAATGGGGTATGAATTGAAAATCGATCCAGCTTTTTGAAGGTATATCTGTAAAAAATGAATTCATAATATTTTTATGTCATTATATACTTTAATTTCATTTGTTATGATGACAGTTTTAGGAAAATTATCAATGTCTGATCGTTATGTGCCACGAATTTTTGTTGATTGTTCTCTACAATCTCATGTTCATATTGAACTTGGTATAACAACATATCATTATTTAAAAAATGTTTTACGATTGACCATAGGAAGTTCTGTAAAAATTTTCAATGGATCACAAGGTGAATGGTTAGGGACAATTGAAAATTATACAAAACATCATGTGATTATTAAACTTCAAGATCAATTTAAAAAGCAATTTTTAACACCTTCTCTGAATTTGCTTTTTGCCCCAATTAAAAAAAATAGGCTTGATTTTCTAGTTGAAAAAGCAACCGAATTAGGAGTAACGTTATTCCAACCAATGATAACAGATTATACAAATACCAAGAATATTAATCCTTCACGTTTAAATCTTATTGCCCAAGAAGCAGCTGAACAATGTGAAAGATTAGATATCCCCAAAATAGAAAATATAAAATCTTTGGATGATGTTCTTAAAAGATGGGATAAAAATGAATTGATTTTATTATGTGCAGAAAAAGGTGACGCTAAACCTATTCAGCAAATATTAGGGGCGTCGAATACTTTGAAAAAATCATATCAACCTCATACCATTCTTATAGGCCCTGAAGGTGGTTTTTCCCAAAGAGAAATGGATATGTTAGTCAACCAAGAATTTATTATACCTGTAACATTGGGTTCACGTATTCTTCGTTCTGAAACAGCAGCTTTGGCAGCTTTAGCTTGCTGGCAATCAAATTTAGATTCACTCTAATTAATTTATCAACATAATAAAAGGATTTTTAATATGTCAGCACCGCCAAGTAATCGTGGTGAACCCATAACCCATAAAGATCAGCTTATAAATTATTTTATAAAAGCGTGTTGTCCGAAAGATCAATGGAAAATCGGAACTGAACATGAAAAATTTCTTTTTAATAAGAAAGATTTAAAACCTGTCCCTTATGAAGGTGATAAAGGAATTAAAAGGATTTTATCTGATCTTAGTCATTTGGGCTGGGATCCTATTTATGAAGAAGGAAATATCATTGCCCTGTCACGCAATCAGGCATCCATTAGCCTAGAGCCAGGTGGGCAGTTTGAATTATCAGGCGCTCCTTTACATAATATTCATCAAACATATCATGAAATAAAAAATCATCTTATTGAAACATATAAAATATGTACATCAATTAATGTTGGGATGTTGGGTATGGGCTTCCTTCCCAAATGGCAAAGGCAAGATATCACCTGGATGCCAAAAAAACGATATCAAATTATGAAGGATTATATGCCTACTCGTGGTCATTTGGGTCATGATATGATGCTGCGCACATCTACAGTTCAAGCTAATTTAGATTTTTCTTCGGAAAAAGATATGATCCAAAAAATGCGATTAGGTTTCGCGTTACAATCGCTAGTAACAGCTTTATTCGCAGATTCTCCCTTTGTCGAAGGAAAAAATTCAGAATATCAAAGCTACCGGGCACGTGTATGGTTGGATACAGATCCCGATCGATGTGGATTGCTGCCTTTTGTTTTTGACCAGGATATGAGTTTTGAACGTTATGTTGATTATGCGTTAAATGTACCCATGTATTTTGTCTATTACGATAATCGTTACATTAATGTTGCAGGTCAATCTTTTAAAGATTTTATGAAGGGCAATTTGCCCGCGCTTCCAGGTGTTGTCCCTACATTATCGGATTGGTCCAATCATTTAACCACGTTATTCCCCGATGTTCGTTTGAAAAATATTATTGAAATGCGGGGTGCGGATAGTGGCTCTTTGGACATGTTGTGTGCATTGCCTGCTTTGTGGGTGGGGCTTTTATACGACCAGAATACATTGGATGAAGCTTGGGATTTAGTTCGAGATTGGACCTATAAAGAGCGTGAAGAATTAAGGCGCACAGTGCCCAAATATGGATTGAAAACAGTTTTTCGTGGACAACCATTAAATCATTTGGCGAAAAAAATTGTTGATCTTGCAGCCCAAGGTTTGTCAAGGCGATCTATTTACAATGATCAACACCAAGATGAAAGTTATTTTTTGGATATTCTTAAAAAAAGAATTGATCAAGATTGTTCACCCGCAGAAGAAAAAGTAAAATTATTTAATGGTCGTTGGTCCCAAAATCTTCATAAACTTTATGAAGAATATAGTTTTAATTTTTAAAAAAAATGATAGGGATCTATATCAACATGTATTTTACTTTGGTGATCAAGCTTAACTGTATGAATCCAAGAATTTAAAATAGGTTGAAGATAAATGGATTTATCGCATTTGATAAGAAAACGCTGGCGGTACCATCCTTTTAATCGGGCAAGTGGTGCAGCAGATGGACCTAAAAATACGATATAATCTATTTTGGGTATGGAATGCGACAATTGATAGGCAAGTTCATTTGCTTTGTGTTCATTGCGTGATGTTATAATGACAGAAGCTAGTTTACCAAAAGGTGGCATATGACTTTGTTCTCTTTCATGAAATTCGTAATTCATGAAAGCTTCTTTATCATGTTTTAAAAGAGCCTGCATCACAGGATGATGGGGATTATATGTTTGAATAATAACCTGTCCTGGTTTGTCAGCACGCCCTGCGCGCCCTGCTACTTGGTGGAGCATTTGCCATGTTCGTTCACTTGCACGTAAATCACCTCCTTGTAACCCAAGATCACCGTCAATAACCCCAACCAATGTCAAGTTTGGGAAATGGTGACCTTTGGCCATAATTTGGGTGCCGATAATAAGATCTATTTCTTTATTTTCTATCTTTTGAATAATATCGGCTATAGCTTGTGGATTAGGTAATGTATCACTTGTAATGATTTTTGTATGAATGTTAGGAAAAAGACCATTTATTTCTTCGGCGATTCTTTCAACCCCGGGCCCGCAGGCAATCCATGTATGTTCACTCTGACATTCTGGACATTTGTGGGGATGTAAAATTTGATAATTGCAATGGTGACATTTTAAATAGGCACTATTTTTATGGTGAACCAACCATGAGGTACATTCTGGACATTGAATTCGATATCCACAAGTTCGACACAGTGTCAAAGGTGCATATCCACGTCTGTTTAAAAAAAGCATGGCTTGTTCTTTTTTTTCAAAGGTAACGGTTAAGGCTTTTCTTAAAGGATTGGATATCCAATGGGCTGTTGGTAGTTGTTCGGTACGTAAATCAACGAGATGCACAGTAGGTAGGCTTGCCGTACCTGGTCTTTCCGGTAAATGCACAAGATGGTATCGATGCCGATAGAGATTGGCCAAGGTTTCAAGGGAAGGGGTGGCTGACACAAGAATAATGGTGATTTGGCCAAATCTTGCCCGCACTATGGCCATATCACGGGCATGGTAAATAACACCTTCTTCTTGTTTATAGGAAAGATCATGTTCTTCATCAACAATGATAAGACCTAAATTTGGATATCCAAGAAAAAGCGCGGATCTTGCTCCGACGATAATTTTTGCATGACCCGAAATTATTTTGTGCCAATTTTCTTTTCTTTCTTTTGGGGTTAAATGGGAATGCCATAAAGTAGGATGAAATCCAAAACGATGGTTAAATCTGTTTAACCATTGGGCGGTTAAAGCTATTTCCGGAAGCAAGATTAAAGTTTGTTTGCCTGCGGTAAAATTTTTGGCAATGGTTTCAAAATAAACTTCGGTTTTTCCTGAACCTGTTACCCCATCCAGCACAACAACATGAAATTGAAGGTCATCCATTTTACTGTAAAGGTCAGCAATAGCTTTATTTTGATCATGGTTAAATGATAAATGGGCTTTAGGTAAGTCTGGGGGGTAAAAATCTCTATCCTCTTTTTGGGTGGGAAGAGGTGACGGGTGAATAAATCCCTTGCGCGCCATAGTTTTTATAACAGAAGAACTAACAGACGCCGCATCACATAAAAATTGGGTAGTTTTGATTTCACCTGCAGATAAATATTGCATAACTTTTTGCTGTTTTGTGTTAAGCGTTGAAAGGTCAAGATTGGGGACAGCACGCCATCCCAATTTTTGTGGGGATGGTTTATTTAAATATCGATGTATGCTTAACGCCATACGTAAAACGGAACCACGAGGACTTAAAGTATAGGAAGCTACCCAATCGATAAATTCTCTTGATACAAAGGGAAGAGAAGGAATATCTAAAATATTAGTAATATGTTTTATGTTATTTTGGGTACAAAGTTTATTCGTTTTCTTCCAAACAACCCCGATAACATGACGCTTGCCAAAAGGAATGGAAACGATATCTCCTTCTTTAACAGATAAAGATGCAGGAATTAAATAATCAAAATTATGAGAAACAGGTAAAGGAATTAGAACTTCTGCAATGTCTGGAGAAGGTAAAATAGGCTGGGGTTCTGAATGTTGATCAGTCATAAAGTTAAATATAAATTAAATAGGGTAGATTTAAGAGTGGTCAAATCTACTTTGATTTGTTATAGAGATATTGAAGTATATCATGTCTAGATTAAATTAAAAAATGTAAAGAGGATTTATGGAATTTTTTGTTGATACAGCAGATGTAGGTCAGATTAAAGAATTATCCATGACAGGCTTGCTAGATGGGGTTACTACGAACCCATCTTTAATTGCAAAAAGTGGGCGTAAATTCTTAGATGTTATTGCTGAAATTTGTGATATTGTTCCAGGTCCTGTCAGTGCTGAAGTTGTCGACACCCATTATAATAAAATGGTTGAAGAAGGGCTTCGTCTTGCAAAAATTGCTAAAAATGTTGTGATTAAGGTACCCTTAACACTTGATGGATTAAAAGCGTGTAAATATTTTTCTGATCAGGGGCTTAAGGTTAATGTAACCTTATGTTTTTCTGCGGCCCAAGCTTTGCTTGCAGCTAAAGCTGGCGCAACATATATATCGCCTTTTGTTGGAAGATTAGATGATGTGGGGGCAAATGGGTTGGATTTAATCGCAGATATTTTGTCTATTTATGAAGCTTATCCCCATTTTAAGACCAAGGTACTGGTAGCTTCTGTGCGTCATCCTATTCACGTGGTTGATGCGGCGAAAATGGGGGCTGATGTTGCCACAATACCTCCTGCCATTTTATGGCAAATGTTTCAACATCCGCTAACAGATAAAGGATTAAAAGCCTTTACTGAAGATTGGGCAAAAACCGGGCAATCAATTCTTTAGAATTTATTTTGGCTATGGGATCAAATGTACATAATTCTACACCTTCACCGCTTCTAGCTTCTGATGTTGTGGATTATTTGCGTCATAATCCAGATTTTTTTATTCATCATCCAGATCTTTTGCATAAACTTACTTTTCCAGAAAGATTTATGGATGGAAATATTGTAGATTTACAAAAAATAGTTTTGGATAAATTGCGTCATGATTTCACCCAATTGCAAGTGAACCAAGAAACTTTACTTGCTAACAGCAGGGATAATCTTTCAACCCAAAATAAAATTCATCAGGCTATCTTACTTTTACTAACCGCTACAGATTTATCAAATTTTATAGATTTACTTAAGGTTGATGTTGCCGTTTTATTAGATGTTGATGTCATCAATTTATCTTTTGAAGAAAATAAATTAAATGTTGAAACACCTTTATTAGTGGAACTGCCAAGATTACCTTCGGGTACAATTCATGCTGTTATGCAAGGTGTTGGGTTTTTATTACGAGATGAAATAATTGGTGACTCGCGTATTTTTGGGAATATGGCAGGGGTGGTACGATCGGACGCTTTAATGCGTTTGACATTAAAACCACAAAATACACAAGCTATTTTAGCATTTGGTGTAAGACACCCAGGTTATTTTCATGCAGGACAAGGTATAGAATTGCTGAATTTCCTTGCACGTATTATTGAATATTGTTTAAATTTATGGATACCCACCTTCAACAAATAAAATTATTTTTTGATAGGGAACTTTATCAATCTACCAAATCCTGGTACACCTGGTTGCAGGTAGAAAAACGTTATTCAATTCATACATTAAATGCATATGAACGTGATCTTCGTGATTTTTTTAAATTTTTGTCAGAATATTATGGGGGGGTGGTTACTTTTGATCATGTCCAAAAGATTGAACGCACCCATATACGGGCATGGCTTGCTTATCGTGCGGGACAAAAAAAATTTGGGGCCAGTTCAACCAATCGTGCCCTAAGTGTTGTTAAAAATTTTTTTCGTTTTGTTTATAAGACAAAAAAATTTCAAAGTAATATTTTGGCTACAATTAAAGCACCAAAACAGCCTAAAATTTTACCAAAATCTTTATCAATTGATCAAGCAAAAGAAATATTTTCTGATCAGTTGGATCATAAAAAAATTTGGCAAACAGCACCTTGGATTATGCATCGTGATCTTTGCGTTTTGCTTTTGCTTTATGGATGTGGTTTGCGTATTTCGGAAGCTTTATCTTTAAATAGAAAAGATATTGGAATAAAACAATCAAGTTTAATTGTGAAAGGAAAAGGGGGGAAGGAACGTATCGTCCCCCTTTTATCCTTTATTCCAGATGCGCTAGCCACTTATTTGAAAATATGTCCTTGGCAAGGGAAGCCCGATGATCCTCTTTTTGTAAGTATGCGAGGTAAAAGGCTTAGCCCCCGATTAATTCAATTAACGATGCAAAAATTAAGATTGACTTTAAATTTACCCAAGACCGCAACGCCGCATGCCTTGCGCCACAGCTTTGCCACGCATCTTTTAAATGAAGGGACGGATTTGCGAATTATCCAAGAATTGCTTGGTCACGCATCTTTATCAACAACCCAAAGATATACGGCTTTAGACATGAACAAATTACAGGAAATTTATAATCAAACCCACCCCAGAGCTATTAAAGCCACCAAATAATTGGTTTTATATACGTATCAGTTTGAATAAATTGATTTCGATCAATATAATAATTTTTCAAGAGTATATTCTGTAATGACTAGGTTGCCGTCCCACCTACGGTTAATCCGTCAATGCGAAGGGTTGGTTGTCCAACCCCAACGGGGACACTTTGTCCGTTTTTGCCACATGTGCCAATGCCTAAATCTAATTCGACATTGTTCCCAATCATGGATACTTTTTTCAACACATCGGGCCCATTCCCAATAAGCGTTGCCCCTTTAACCGGTGCAGTTATTTTGCCATCTTCAATAAGATAGGCCTCTGCAGCACTGAAAACAAATTTACCGGATGTAATATCAACCTGTCCCCCAGAAAAATTGGTGGCATACAGTCCTTTTTTGACAGACCTAATGATTTCTTCATGAGGATAAGATCCTGCATCCATCATGGTGTTGGTCATGCGTGGCATTGGGCAATGAGCGTAGCTTTGCCTTCGTCCATTTCCTGTGGGAGACACGCCCATTAATCGTGCATTTTGTCTATCTTGAAGATAGCCCACCAGAATACCGTTTTCAATTAAAACAGTACGCTGGGTTGGGGTGCCTTCATCATCAATGCTAAGGGACCCACGTCTATTGGCAAGAGTGCCGTCATCAACAACGGTCACCCCGTCAGCTGCAACCTTTTGTCCTAAAAGATTGGAAAAAGCAGATGTTTTTTTACGATTAAAATCACCTTCTAACCCGTGGCCAATAGCTTCGTGTAACAGAATACCAGGCCACCCTGGACCAAGGACCACA contains these protein-coding regions:
- the yihA gene encoding ribosome biogenesis GTP-binding protein YihA/YsxC; amino-acid sequence: MYINYIRNFHLMKESFLAGHCHYVRSSMEAKDWPTSVLPEIAFAGRSNVGKSSLLNSLVNHHNLAFVSNTPGRTQCINFFLYDQQIYFVDLPGYGYASVSRQQKRLWEKQIEDYLKTRQQLRRLFLLIDSRHGFKPNDILFMDFLDKIALSYQIVLTKADKISSSSYEELKKEKECLIHKRPAAYPEILITSSKDKFGVSSLCQAIHDIINNQ
- the argB gene encoding acetylglutamate kinase, encoding MVISNFSETKHWLRTARTISDALPYMRKYAGKNFVIKYGGHAMIEKELAQVFASDIVLLKQVGINPIVVHGGGPQIGQMLDKLNIKSSFVDGLRVTDEPSMEVVEMVLAGTINKHIVSAINQAGGNAVGLCGRDANLIVAKKLQHIGHDLGFVGDPDIVNPEILQTITEAGMIPVIAPIGSGHNGQSFNINADTAAGAIASAMKAARLLMLTDVAGVLDKSKNFISHLSAEQVKILMEDGTITDGMLPKLATCLAAVKQGVEAAVILDGRIPHSLLLEIFTVRGLGTLISKTGEF
- a CDS encoding DUF4170 domain-containing protein encodes the protein MVATEKYIYWVVGGVYKDNNLTSPLNQEEEWIGPFKDYETAKKEWSKLAWNSVDNALARYRIEKLEDKEK
- the ubiA gene encoding 4-hydroxybenzoate octaprenyltransferase → MNSFFTDIPSKSWIDFQFIPHFIKPYLRLMRLDRPIGIWLLLLPCWWGITLATEHGHWPSFKLLGFFTLGAILMRGAGCTINDLIDRKIDQKVERTAQRPIASGQISIHQAILFLLMLLILSFLILIHFNSLTIILGCGSLLLIVIYPWMKRFTWWPQAFLGITFNWGVLMGYGSVQNKISFSCFIFYLGTIFWTLVYDTIYAHQDKKDDLMIGVKSTALHFGRHNRLYLISFTTLMISLILISGWLVYFTHIISGLIFSGSILISGTWLYLSIIKIDFDNPKQCLKIFCQQRFIGIIIFLGLICANIIN
- a CDS encoding 16S rRNA (uracil(1498)-N(3))-methyltransferase, with amino-acid sequence MSLYTLISFVMMTVLGKLSMSDRYVPRIFVDCSLQSHVHIELGITTYHYLKNVLRLTIGSSVKIFNGSQGEWLGTIENYTKHHVIIKLQDQFKKQFLTPSLNLLFAPIKKNRLDFLVEKATELGVTLFQPMITDYTNTKNINPSRLNLIAQEAAEQCERLDIPKIENIKSLDDVLKRWDKNELILLCAEKGDAKPIQQILGASNTLKKSYQPHTILIGPEGGFSQREMDMLVNQEFIIPVTLGSRILRSETAALAALACWQSNLDSL
- a CDS encoding glutamate--cysteine ligase; its protein translation is MSAPPSNRGEPITHKDQLINYFIKACCPKDQWKIGTEHEKFLFNKKDLKPVPYEGDKGIKRILSDLSHLGWDPIYEEGNIIALSRNQASISLEPGGQFELSGAPLHNIHQTYHEIKNHLIETYKICTSINVGMLGMGFLPKWQRQDITWMPKKRYQIMKDYMPTRGHLGHDMMLRTSTVQANLDFSSEKDMIQKMRLGFALQSLVTALFADSPFVEGKNSEYQSYRARVWLDTDPDRCGLLPFVFDQDMSFERYVDYALNVPMYFVYYDNRYINVAGQSFKDFMKGNLPALPGVVPTLSDWSNHLTTLFPDVRLKNIIEMRGADSGSLDMLCALPALWVGLLYDQNTLDEAWDLVRDWTYKEREELRRTVPKYGLKTVFRGQPLNHLAKKIVDLAAQGLSRRSIYNDQHQDESYFLDILKKRIDQDCSPAEEKVKLFNGRWSQNLHKLYEEYSFNF
- a CDS encoding primosomal protein N', which translates into the protein MTDQHSEPQPILPSPDIAEVLIPLPVSHNFDYLIPASLSVKEGDIVSIPFGKRHVIGVVWKKTNKLCTQNNIKHITNILDIPSLPFVSREFIDWVASYTLSPRGSVLRMALSIHRYLNKPSPQKLGWRAVPNLDLSTLNTKQQKVMQYLSAGEIKTTQFLCDAASVSSSVIKTMARKGFIHPSPLPTQKEDRDFYPPDLPKAHLSFNHDQNKAIADLYSKMDDLQFHVVVLDGVTGSGKTEVYFETIAKNFTAGKQTLILLPEIALTAQWLNRFNHRFGFHPTLWHSHLTPKERKENWHKIISGHAKIIVGARSALFLGYPNLGLIIVDEEHDLSYKQEEGVIYHARDMAIVRARFGQITIILVSATPSLETLANLYRHRYHLVHLPERPGTASLPTVHLVDLRTEQLPTAHWISNPLRKALTVTFEKKEQAMLFLNRRGYAPLTLCRTCGYRIQCPECTSWLVHHKNSAYLKCHHCNYQILHPHKCPECQSEHTWIACGPGVERIAEEINGLFPNIHTKIITSDTLPNPQAIADIIQKIENKEIDLIIGTQIMAKGHHFPNLTLVGVIDGDLGLQGGDLRASERTWQMLHQVAGRAGRADKPGQVIIQTYNPHHPVMQALLKHDKEAFMNYEFHEREQSHMPPFGKLASVIITSRNEHKANELAYQLSHSIPKIDYIVFLGPSAAPLARLKGWYRQRFLIKCDKSIYLQPILNSWIHTVKLDHQSKIHVDIDPYHFF
- the fsa gene encoding fructose-6-phosphate aldolase, coding for MEFFVDTADVGQIKELSMTGLLDGVTTNPSLIAKSGRKFLDVIAEICDIVPGPVSAEVVDTHYNKMVEEGLRLAKIAKNVVIKVPLTLDGLKACKYFSDQGLKVNVTLCFSAAQALLAAKAGATYISPFVGRLDDVGANGLDLIADILSIYEAYPHFKTKVLVASVRHPIHVVDAAKMGADVATIPPAILWQMFQHPLTDKGLKAFTEDWAKTGQSIL
- a CDS encoding DUF484 family protein codes for the protein MGKNRAINSLEFILAMGSNVHNSTPSPLLASDVVDYLRHNPDFFIHHPDLLHKLTFPERFMDGNIVDLQKIVLDKLRHDFTQLQVNQETLLANSRDNLSTQNKIHQAILLLLTATDLSNFIDLLKVDVAVLLDVDVINLSFEENKLNVETPLLVELPRLPSGTIHAVMQGVGFLLRDEIIGDSRIFGNMAGVVRSDALMRLTLKPQNTQAILAFGVRHPGYFHAGQGIELLNFLARIIEYCLNLWIPTFNK
- a CDS encoding tyrosine recombinase XerC: MDTHLQQIKLFFDRELYQSTKSWYTWLQVEKRYSIHTLNAYERDLRDFFKFLSEYYGGVVTFDHVQKIERTHIRAWLAYRAGQKKFGASSTNRALSVVKNFFRFVYKTKKFQSNILATIKAPKQPKILPKSLSIDQAKEIFSDQLDHKKIWQTAPWIMHRDLCVLLLLYGCGLRISEALSLNRKDIGIKQSSLIVKGKGGKERIVPLLSFIPDALATYLKICPWQGKPDDPLFVSMRGKRLSPRLIQLTMQKLRLTLNLPKTATPHALRHSFATHLLNEGTDLRIIQELLGHASLSTTQRYTALDMNKLQEIYNQTHPRAIKATK